Genomic segment of Peribacillus frigoritolerans:
ATGCAGAGTTCTCTTCAGAGATTAATTCTTCGCTCTCTTTGTTACTACGCTCCATATAAGCATCTGTAAAACGGGATGCATTTTCTTTTTCCACTATAATGATATCATCGGCGATTAATTTATGCATTTCGACATAATTCTTTTCTTCTTTAAACAACTCAACCTTGTTTTCGATTACGGATTTTGATATGTATGATTCTATTTGTTTTTTTAGCATGATATGTCCTCCTAGTATCTTTTCAAGCTTTCGCAATATCAATCATAGCATATTCACTATAGATAAAATAACTTTGTGAAAGAAATTACAATATCAGTTGTGGCAATCATTTCGTGTCTTCGATATAGTAGTGGTAAGCGTTTATACATATGAGAGAAATGAGATGTTGAATCATGCAAAAAATCATTGTAGTTGGTGCAGGAATTTTGGGAGCTTCCACTGCCTATCAGTTGGCTAAAACTGGTGTTGAAGTGATCATTATTGACCGACAAGATATCGGTCAGGCAACATCTGCAGCTGCAGGAATCGTTTGCCCGTGGATTTCGCAAAGACGCAACCAAGCTTGGTATCTCCTTGCCAAAAATGGTGCGGCTTTTTATCCGGGTTTAATTGAAGAACTTGAACGGGACGGGGAAACCGAGACTGGGTATGCCCAGGTCGGGGCCATAAGCTTACATACCGATGAAGATAAACTGAATGCCATGAAGAACCGGGCGGCAAAACGGAAAGAAGAAGCACCGGAGATAGGGACGATCACAATACTTTCCGCAGAGGAAACACGTGCCTTATTCCCGCCTCTTTCCAGTGAATATGCAGCCGTTCACGTGAGTGGTGCAGCGCGGGTCGATGGACGCGCACTACGTGATTCCTTATTGCGGGCATCACAAAAAAACGGTGCAAAACTTATGTATGGTGAGGCCATACTTACATATAACGGTGCACAAGTGACAGGTGTAACACTTGGAGATGAATTCATATCTGCCGATAAAGTGATTGTTTGTGCTGGCGCTTGGGCACCGCAATTACTGAAGCCACTCGGCGTGAATTTTCAAGTCACCTTCCAAAAAGCTCAAATCATTCATCTGGAAACGCCAAATGACAATACAACTGACTGGCCTG
This window contains:
- a CDS encoding NAD(P)/FAD-dependent oxidoreductase, whose protein sequence is MQKIIVVGAGILGASTAYQLAKTGVEVIIIDRQDIGQATSAAAGIVCPWISQRRNQAWYLLAKNGAAFYPGLIEELERDGETETGYAQVGAISLHTDEDKLNAMKNRAAKRKEEAPEIGTITILSAEETRALFPPLSSEYAAVHVSGAARVDGRALRDSLLRASQKNGAKLMYGEAILTYNGAQVTGVTLGDEFISADKVIVCAGAWAPQLLKPLGVNFQVTFQKAQIIHLETPNDNTTDWPVVMPPSDQYLLAFDNNKIVAGATHENTEVFDTRMTAGGLQEVFDKALQTAPGLTDSTFVEARVGFRPFTPGFLPVMGPLPDWEGIIVANGLGASGLTMGPYIGSLLANLALDRKIEIDIENYDVRGAL